The DNA region CATACCGGAAGAGCAAGTGCAATCTGGGCTTTCATACTTGGATTAGCATCATTGAATATCTTATTTTTTATCTATTCAGGATTTGCTATGACTTTTAAAAGAAGAGCCAGCCGTATTAAAAACAAGTATAAAGCCGAAGAAAGCAAATACATTTTATTAGTTGGTTCAGAAAACGGTAGTTCGTTACGTTTTGCTAATGCTATTTTAAAAGAATTAATCGCCCAGGGCGAAAAAGCATTTATTGGGCAAATGAACAATTATTCAGCCTATCCCAAAGCCGAACATTTATTAATTTTCACATCTACTTACGGATTAGGTGATGCGCCCTCGAATGCTACTAAATTTGAATCACTTTTAGAAAAGATTAATCATCAACAACAAATCAATTATTCCGTGATAGGTTTTGGTTCTCAATCCTACCCTGATTTTTGTGGTTATGCTAAGAAAATAGATGCCCTTTTAGAAAAACAATCTTGGACCAATCGCTTTTTAGAATTGCAAACAGTCAATGATAAATCGGCAGAAGAGTTTGTCAATTGGGTAAAATTGTGGAGTTCCAAAACCGGAATTTCACTTAGCACTACTCCATCCGTTTACAATCATATTCCAAAGGTTTTACAACAACTTATGGTGTTAGACAAAACTATGGTTTCGGAGAACGAACAAACATTTTTACTGACCTTAAGAGCCGGAATGCGAAGCAAATTCACTTCCGGTGACCTTTTAGCTATTTACCCAGCTAATGACAATAGAGAACGCTTGTATTCTATTGGAACTCATAATAGCAACATTCAATTAGCAGTAAAATTGCATCCGAATGGTTTAGGCTCTGGATTTTTATACAATCTAAAAGCAGGTGATACGATAAAAACGCAAATCATCAATAATAAGGCTTTTCATTTCCCAAAAAAAGCAACCAAGGTAGCCTTGATTTCAAATGGAACAGGTATTGCTCCGTTTTTAGGAATGATTGAACAAAACAAGAATAAAACCGAAATTCATTTGTATTCTGGCTTTCGCCAAAAAACAGAAATTACTAAGCATTATGAAAATTTTGCTTCTGAAATGAAACAAAAACAACAATTGAAAAATTTCAATCTGGCATATTCCCGAGAAGCAAACAAACATTATGTAATGGATTTGATTCAGATGGATGCCGATTTCTTTGCTGATTTATTACAAAACAATGGAATTGTGATGATTTGCGGAGCATTGGCCATGCAATTTGATGTAGAAAAGGTTTTAGACTCTATTTGCTTAGCTAAAAATAGTACTCCCCTTTCAACGTACAAAGCCAAAGGGCTGATTTTGACCGATTGTTATTAAACACTTTTTCTTTTTATAAAATGACAGCTAAATATTTCAATAGTCCCCTTTTAATTGGCTTATTATTATTGAGCTTTACTTGTCATTCACAAGTGTTAAGAAAAAGAACAACGATGCTTATGGGTGGTCGATTCGACATTAGCATTGTGGCACAAGACTCCCTTTCGGCTGAGAAAAACATTGATACCATCATTGCCGAAATCAGTCGCATTGAAAATCTAATCTCCGATTGGAAACCTAGCTCTCAAGTTTCACAAGTGAATCAAAATGCAGGAATCCAACCAGTAAAAGTCGACAAAGAAGTTTTTGAGTTGACTAAAAGAGCCTTGCATTTTTCAGAAATAACTAATGGTGCCTTTGATGTCAGTTTTGCAGCCATGGATAAAATCTGGAAATTTGATGGTTCCATGACCGAAATGCCTTCGGAAGAAACCATTAAAAAATCAGTAGAAAAAGTAGGGTATAAAAACATTATTTTAGACAGTGTGAATTCAACCATTTTCCTAAAACTAAAAGGCATGAAAATTGGTTTTGGAGCGCTTGGCGAAGGTTATGCTACGAATAAATGCCAAGAAATGATGCTGGCTAAAGGCATCCATTCTGGTATTATAAACGCAACTGGTGATATGAGTGTATGGGGAACACAACTAAATGGAAAACCCTGGAATATTGGTATTACCAATCCTTTTCATCCTGATCGTGTTTTAGCCTCTATCCCGCTTAAAAAAGGCGCTGTTACAACATCTGGCTC from Flavobacterium nitratireducens includes:
- a CDS encoding PepSY domain-containing protein, with the protein product MTLSVWRYAHLSLAVFSAAFLFLASVTGTILAVDAIQEKIPSQRVKNFESISLDKTLSTLRKMYPEITEISVDHNQFVSLQAIDKDGNDVNAIIDPTNGKIISTPQKKSDFIKWITGLHRSLFLHETGRLIIGINAFLLFLIAISGFVLVLKRQKGIRNFFSKIIKEYFAQYYHVLLGRLALIPILILALSGTYLSMERFHLFEKGEKTANENSKPQQKTFDLKQTSLAEVSKIEFPFSDDEEDYYTFELKDRKIEVNQYSNAIVSEELYPTPKLLADLSLDLHTGRASAIWAFILGLASLNILFFIYSGFAMTFKRRASRIKNKYKAEESKYILLVGSENGSSLRFANAILKELIAQGEKAFIGQMNNYSAYPKAEHLLIFTSTYGLGDAPSNATKFESLLEKINHQQQINYSVIGFGSQSYPDFCGYAKKIDALLEKQSWTNRFLELQTVNDKSAEEFVNWVKLWSSKTGISLSTTPSVYNHIPKVLQQLMVLDKTMVSENEQTFLLTLRAGMRSKFTSGDLLAIYPANDNRERLYSIGTHNSNIQLAVKLHPNGLGSGFLYNLKAGDTIKTQIINNKAFHFPKKATKVALISNGTGIAPFLGMIEQNKNKTEIHLYSGFRQKTEITKHYENFASEMKQKQQLKNFNLAYSREANKHYVMDLIQMDADFFADLLQNNGIVMICGALAMQFDVEKVLDSICLAKNSTPLSTYKAKGLILTDCY
- a CDS encoding FAD:protein FMN transferase encodes the protein MTAKYFNSPLLIGLLLLSFTCHSQVLRKRTTMLMGGRFDISIVAQDSLSAEKNIDTIIAEISRIENLISDWKPSSQVSQVNQNAGIQPVKVDKEVFELTKRALHFSEITNGAFDVSFAAMDKIWKFDGSMTEMPSEETIKKSVEKVGYKNIILDSVNSTIFLKLKGMKIGFGALGEGYATNKCQEMMLAKGIHSGIINATGDMSVWGTQLNGKPWNIGITNPFHPDRVLASIPLKKGAVTTSGSYEKFVVFNGKRYSHIINPATGYPSTGLCSVTVFGPNAEIANGFSTSSMILGKKKAIQLLKQYPDYSYIMITDSGKIIYSKNFPKQELKKYR